TAAATACATACGGCAACGCGATGATGGTGTGGCCGATCACCAGTCCGATGGTCGTGCCGACTAAGCCGAGCCGGGCATAGACGTAGAACAGCGCGACCGCGATCACCATGCGCGGCACCAGCAGCGGGGCGATCATCGCAGCGAAGGCCGCGCTCGCGCTACCGCCTTTCAAGCGCATGAAGGCGAAAGCCGCAGGCACGGCAACGACAAGACACAACGCCGTCGTCGACAGCGCGACGAGAAGAGAACGGCCGGCCGCATCAAGCCAGTTCGACGACGAGAGAACCTCGCGATACCAGCGCAAGCCAGGTTGGCCGGGGGGCCAGGCCAAAAATTCGCGTTCGGAGAACGACACCGGCAGCAACACAAGAAGCGGCACGATCAGAAACAGAATGGTGCCGACGGCGAGCGCGGTCGTTGCCTGGCCGCGGCGGCCCGGCAACGGCGCCGGTAGGCGCAAAGCCTCGGCAATGCCGGCAAACATATCGCCCAGCGCCCCGACGATCCGCCGGCCGAGAATGCTTTCGCCCGACGTCTGGCGCGCGGTTCCCGACAGCGTTGAAAGGCCGACCAGCCGGTCGAACAGAAAGAACAGCAGCAGCGCCGTCAGCAGCAGCAGCAGACACAGAATGGCGGCGAACGGCCAGTTCACCAGTTCGGTGACCTGCTGGATGACGAGCTGGGTGATCATCGTCTCTCGCGCGCTGCCGAGCAGCGCCGGCGCCATGAAGAAACCGAGCGCCGAGATGAAGACGAGCAGGAACGCCGCCGTGGCGCCGGGAAACGACAGCGGCAGGTAAACCCGGAAGAAAGCCTGCACCGGCCGCGCGCCGAGCGTGCCGGCGGCAACGACCAGACGCCGGTCGATCCGCTCCATCACCCCGACCATGGTCAGAATGGCGAAAGGCACGAGCACATTGGTCATGCCGATAACCACCGCGCTCCAGC
The Pseudolabrys sp. FHR47 genome window above contains:
- a CDS encoding ABC transporter permease subunit, yielding MRKAAGPIILFVPAALLLGLFFVVPIGGFMTQGFVGADGSITLDHVRRMWEAGTYMQVMLASVNISLWVAVLSVVVGYPAAFILANADPRSKSTWTVLVLLPFWSSFLVRTFAWIVILGRQGPVNATLTALGLTGQPLELLYGWSAVVIGMTNVLVPFAILTMVGVMERIDRRLVVAAGTLGARPVQAFFRVYLPLSFPGATAAFLLVFISALGFFMAPALLGSARETMITQLVIQQVTELVNWPFAAILCLLLLLTALLLFFLFDRLVGLSTLSGTARQTSGESILGRRIVGALGDMFAGIAEALRLPAPLPGRRGQATTALAVGTILFLIVPLLVLLPVSFSEREFLAWPPGQPGLRWYREVLSSSNWLDAAGRSLLVALSTTALCLVVAVPAAFAFMRLKGGSASAAFAAMIAPLLVPRMVIAVALFYVYARLGLVGTTIGLVIGHTIIALPYVFIAVTAVLKTYDRRFDLAAASLGATPFATVRHVTLPLIAGGVIAASLFAFVISLDELNVALFTSGGLQSTLPKLMWDEATLRFSPLLAAVSTLVLFVMSAVILFAARLRNNP